From a single Hypomesus transpacificus isolate Combined female chromosome 14, fHypTra1, whole genome shotgun sequence genomic region:
- the si:ch211-106e7.2 gene encoding uncharacterized protein si:ch211-106e7.2 isoform X1 — METSTWATAGSCQAYFGQHSKPFVTRQNQQDGTRGQNSWNTTTNFQQYLPTISATQAPQGQCPSPIGAYATEQLSNQNTSSKWVTTSSQGGHGYFPRQHREDFKAQPVTSRGSPLISPSATNTHHDNAYCLPGPPHGGQHGEQQVRSRENTNATPATTVGHGNNQIHRRHLLLSLLQSNTPPQYNLQSWGSSNYDSHVQSAQTSSPVTPTACSVSFPTDMQRICLPQNQPASCGNGMSSGQSGMSAHGGPSMLPSQKSHHQPFNTNNHSQQSSKNASSQQLLPKPSTNQQQQSNPASYSSFQSIPGFHNASIVARGTNVGLQHTHHPQMLHIIGHATPNQPCTANAEQNGGTQRNVQFAGQDEALPSYKTAMRECSITSNNNLYSHPLEQQKTNGVPLYVTNNQSGNEFKAQNVNFGGCNPVENIQGQRQQGPSASNESQTMTMYEQVTHNHFNFQQYSASGPSALQGQKAIAVVQPLSTEQQVMASDKITSKTPQKTTQTTSASELLKVNSTTKGQHALSPAQGQGEGGEVLVPCSEETDCSVTSAEGVLELSPIPTIPWTLEKCTNLLKMCQNFSEKDSASAIEKDVASTILNHYWGGSYNRLLYMLQSDYYKKFLAFITKSCGNMKSPQVIFSQVDPKHMDRLKEKLYILRHGSVYFEEVHKSSWLNTNEKLDDIDKDFGFPCCLKRTQPTSQMEEHPEGKQPEKHCTEETMTSEQPHGQMQDAVMVPPENAPPRPESKDVDEIQELCLSHSATETTSPDEVECSEDCSSIDPFTSMEIHVLAPEEAKRLFECVQVQSEKTADQEKEDGSSQDCPIKEESSEEMDVESKEWTSENKEEDQIEKYCCLLKLMSKMRGLNNACQCETNLGLARPPLDNDHVETDTPVSSVLTGKKPNSVVVDLDEDMEAYIESQSVCSPSRAPVADLTINISDDDDVMVTLLTEQEIQALQASSQIHANEDTTGKNPVEFKVILKLPLSEKVDLPSSEKVDYLASLSLIQKPESVTSKRKCEDNGRKKRVGRKRKLCLKNSELVPESNKSKTSERALTIGSSSLIQPNLSEYWHFKDFQPVKSLPKWSPEVKQPESNSSQKLTGPGSVNSSLQGSIITLALFGSSRNNYGGVQTSQSKDEPFKSTRHNHFTDRTLVPPQTLTLSSRSPEPRSPVKERLFRDWKDSFVPTVKKKSKRGRPCKVKKSDVDLNEPTQTRPSEMERCPPRVSRGRPRGGSGGMRQSLADSKKAVILNKLKLRLEKSKIRAATFSSSEETKSKCQNPVFNPAKENSVLEFSLLPKTFIFKELEPQNAAN, encoded by the coding sequence ATGGAGACTTCTACATGGGCCACCGCTGGATCGTGTCAAGCATATTTTGGACAACACTCCAAACCTTTTGTCACCAGACAAAATCAACAGGATGGAACCAGAGGTCAAAATAGTTGGAATACAACCACCAATTTTCAACAGTATTTACCGACGATATCGGCCACACAAGCGCCACAGGGCCAGTGCCCTTCCCCTATTGGAGCTTACGCCACTGAAcagttatccaatcaaaacacTTCAAGCAAATGGGTCACTACTTCCTCTCAAGGGGGACATGGTTACTTCCCTcgccaacacagagaggatttTAAAGCACAGCCAGTGACCAGCCGAGGATCACCTCTGATTTCTCCCtcagcaacaaacacacaccacgacAATGCTTATTGCCTGCCAGGCCCACCTCACGGGGGACAACACGGGGAACAGCAGGTACGCAGCAGAGAAAATACAAATGCAACTCCTGCTACGACAGTTGGTCATGGCAACAACCAAATTCACAGACGGCATCTACTTTTGTCTCTGCTACAATCAAACACTCCACCTCAATATAATCTACAATCCTGGGGTTCCTCAAACTATGACAGTCATGTCCAAAGTGCACAGACCTCCAGTCCTGTGACACCAACAGCATGTTCAGTGTCTTTTCCCACTGATATGCAAAGGATTTGTCTCCCTcagaaccagccagccagctgtgGCAACGGAATGAGCAGCGGTCAGTCTGGTATGTCTGCTCATGGTGGCCCATCCATGCTACCAAGTCAGAAATCTCACCATCAACCTTTCAATACCAATAATCACAGCCAACAATCAAGTAAAAATGCTTCAAGTCAACAATTACTGCCAAAGCCAAGCACGAACCAACAGCAGCAATCCAACCCGGCCAGTTATAGTTCCTTCCAGAGCATACCCGGCTTTCACAATGCAAGCATTGTTGCTCGTGGGACAAATGTAggtctgcaacacacacaccatccccaaaTGCTTCATATAATTGGACACGCCACCCCAAATCAGCCTTGCACAGCAAATGCTGAACAAAATGGAGGCACCCAGAGGAATGTACAATTTGCAGGGCAAGACGAGGCTTTGCCGTCTTACAAAACGGCAATGAGGGAATGCAGTATTACTAGCAACAATAACCTTTACAGTCATCCACTAGAACAGCAGAAGACAAATGGTGTACCACTCTATGTAACAAATAACCAAAGTGGGAATGAATTTAAAGCACAAAATGTCAATTTTGGAGGATGTAATCCGGTTGAGAATATCCAGGGTCAACGACAGCAAGGACCTTCGGCAAGTAATGAATCACAAACGATGACCATGTATGAGCAAGTCACACACAATCATTTTAATTTTCAACAGTATTCAGCATCAGGCCCATCTGCTCTGCAGGGGCAAAAAGCCATTGCAGTGGTAcaaccactatcaacagaacagcagGTCATGGCTTCTGATAAAATTACAAGCAAAACTCCACAGAAGACAACCCAAACAACAAGTGCTTCTGAACTGTTAAAAGTGAATTCTACTACCAAAGGTCAACACGCACTCAGTCCTGCTCAGGggcaaggggaagggggagaggtacTTGTGCCTTGCAGTGAGGAAACCGATTGCTCGGTAACTTCAGCTGAGGGTGTTTTAGAGCTGTCCCCAATTCCAACAATCCCTTGGACATTAGAAAAATGTACCAATTTGCTGAAGATGTGCCAAAACTTTTCAGAGAAGGACAGTGCAAGTGCAATTGAAAAAGATGTTGCTAGCACAATATTAAACCATTACTGGGGTGGAAGTTACAATAGATTATTATACATGCTGCAATCAGACTACTACAAAAAGTTTCTGGCATTTATAACAAAGTCCTGTGGTAACATGAAGTCACCACAAGTTATATTTTCCCAAGTCGACCCTAAACACATGGATAGGCTTAAAGAAAAATTATATATTCTCAGACACGGTTCTGTTTATTTCGAGGAGGTGCATAAGTCTTCGTGGTTGAATACCAATGAGAAGCTAGATGACATAGATAAAGATTTTGGCTTTCCATGTTGCCTTAAGAGAACCCAACCAACTTCTCAGATGGAGGAGCATCCTGAGGGGAAACAACCAGAGAAGCACTGCACCGAAGAGACTATGACATCTGAACAACCGCATGGCCAGATGCAAGATGCAGTGATGGTCCCGCCAGAGAATGCACCGCCCAGGCCTGAATCCAAAGATGTGGATGAAATTCAAGAGTTATGTCTCTCACACAGTGCTACAGAGACAACATCACCTGACGAGGTGGAATGTTCTGAAGACTGTAGTTCAATCGATCCATTTACGTCCATGGAAATCCATGTCCTGGCTCCAGAGGAGGCCAAACGACTCTTTGAATGTGTGCAGGTGCAAAGTGAAAAGACAGCAGACCAGGAGAAAGAAGATGGATCTTCACAAGATTGCCCCATCAAGGAGGAGTCATCTGAGGAGATGGATGTGGAGTCAAAGGAGTGGACGTCAGAAAATAAGGAGGAAGATCAAATAGAAAAGTATTGCTGTCTCTTGAAGTTAATGAGCAAAATGCGTGGCCTGAACAATGCCTGCCAGTGCGAGACAAACCTTGGTCTTGCAAGACCTCCTTTAGATAATGACCATGTTGAAACTGACACTCCTGTGTCTTCAGTTTTAACTGGGAAAAAACCAAACAGCGTGGTTGTGGATCTGGATGAAGACATGGAGGCTTACATTGAATCACAGTCAGTTTGTTCTCCTTCAAGAGCTCCAGTAGCAGATCTCACTATCAATATctcggatgatgatgatgtcatggtCACACTATTGACCGAACAAGAAATACAGGCACTACAGGCGTCTTCTCAAATTCATGCAAATGAGGACACAACTGGTAAAAATCCGGTAGAATTTAAGGTTATTTTGAAGTTACCGTTAAGTGAAAAAGTGGACTTACCATCAAGTGAGAAAGTTGACTATCTTGCTTCTCTCTCCTTAATACAGAAACCTGAGAGCGTCACTTCTAAAAGGAAATGTGAGGACAATGGCAGAAAAAAAAGGGTTGGAAGAAAGAGGAAACTATGTTTGAAAAATTCAGAACTTGTCCCAGAAAGTAATAAGAGTAAAACGAGTGAGAGAGCCTTGACTATTGGTTCCAGCTCTCTTATTCAGCCCAATCTGTCTGAATACTGGCATTTCAAGGATTTTCAACCTGTCAAATCATTGCCCAAATGGTCACCGGAGGTGAAGCAACCAGAGTCTAACAGCTCTCAAAAGCTTACAGGCCCTGGCAGTGTTAACAGTAGCTTGCAAGGGAGCATAATCACACTGGCCTTGTTTGGTTCTTCACGGAATAACTATGGAGGTGTACAAACTAGCCAAAGCAAAGACGAACCCTTTAAATCAACTAGACACAATCATTTCACAGACAGGACTTTGGTGCCCCCGCAAACCCTCACTCTCAGTTCAAGGAGCCCCGAGCCCAGAAGCCCTGTCAAAGAGCGGCTTTTTAGAGACTGGAAGGATAGTTTTGTACCAACAGTGAAAAAAAAGTCTAAACGGGGCAGGCCTTGTAAGGTTAAAAAGTCAGATGTGGATTTAAATGAGCCCACACAGACCAGACCTTCAGAAATGGAGAGGTGTCCTCCCAGGGTCTCAAGGGGGAGACCCCGAGGTGGGTCAGGAGGGATGAGGCAGTCCTTGGCTGACAGCAAGAAGGCAGTCATCTTGAATAAATTAAAATTAAGACTTGAGAAGTCGAAGATTCGTGCAGCAACATTCAGTAGTTCTGAGGAAACCAAGAGTAAATGTCAGAACCCTGTTTTCAACCCTGCAAAGGAGAACAGTGTTCTGGAGTTCAGTTTGCTACCAAAGACTTTTATCTTCAAAGAATTGGAACCCCAAAATGCCGCCAACTGA
- the si:ch211-106e7.2 gene encoding uncharacterized protein si:ch211-106e7.2 isoform X2 — protein sequence METSTWATAGSCQAYFGQHSKPFVTRQNQQDGTRGQNSWNTTTNFQQYLPTISATQAPQGQCPSPIGAYATEQLSNQNTSSKWVTTSSQGGHGYFPRQHREDFKAQPVTSRGSPLISPSATNTHHDNAYCLPGPPHGGQHGEQQVRSRENTNATPATTVGHGNNQIHRRHLLLSLLQSNTPPQYNLQSWGSSNYDSHVQSAQTSSPVTPTACSVSFPTDMQRICLPQNQPASCGNGMSSGQSGMSAHGGPSMLPSQKSHHQPFNTNNHSQQSSKNASSQQLLPKPSTNQQQQSNPASYSSFQSIPGFHNASIVARGTNVGLQHTHHPQMLHIIGHATPNQPCTANAEQNGGTQRNVQFAGQDEALPSYKTAMRECSITSNNNLYSHPLEQQKTNGVPLYVTNNQSGNEFKAQNVNFGGCNPVENIQGQRQQGPSASNESQTMTMYEQVTHNHFNFQQYSASGPSALQGQKAIAVVQPLSTEQQVMASDKITSKTPQKTTQTTSASELLKVNSTTKGQHALSPAQGQGEGGEVLVPCSEETDCSVTSAEGVLELSPIPTIPWTLEKCTNLLKMCQNFSEKDSASAIEKDVASTILNHYWGGSYNRLLYMLQSDYYKKFLAFITKSCGNMKSPQVIFSQVDPKHMDRLKEKLYILRHGSVYFEEVHKSSWLNTNEKLDDIDKDFGFPCCLKRTQPTSQMEEHPEGKQPEKHCTEETMTSEQPHGQMQDAVMVPPENAPPRPESKDVDEIQELCLSHSATETTSPDEVECSEDCSSIDPFTSMEIHVLAPEEAKRLFECVQVQSEKTADQQTEGNLRMRGLNSTIYILFVSILCWKEECVLLFLLG from the coding sequence ATGGAGACTTCTACATGGGCCACCGCTGGATCGTGTCAAGCATATTTTGGACAACACTCCAAACCTTTTGTCACCAGACAAAATCAACAGGATGGAACCAGAGGTCAAAATAGTTGGAATACAACCACCAATTTTCAACAGTATTTACCGACGATATCGGCCACACAAGCGCCACAGGGCCAGTGCCCTTCCCCTATTGGAGCTTACGCCACTGAAcagttatccaatcaaaacacTTCAAGCAAATGGGTCACTACTTCCTCTCAAGGGGGACATGGTTACTTCCCTcgccaacacagagaggatttTAAAGCACAGCCAGTGACCAGCCGAGGATCACCTCTGATTTCTCCCtcagcaacaaacacacaccacgacAATGCTTATTGCCTGCCAGGCCCACCTCACGGGGGACAACACGGGGAACAGCAGGTACGCAGCAGAGAAAATACAAATGCAACTCCTGCTACGACAGTTGGTCATGGCAACAACCAAATTCACAGACGGCATCTACTTTTGTCTCTGCTACAATCAAACACTCCACCTCAATATAATCTACAATCCTGGGGTTCCTCAAACTATGACAGTCATGTCCAAAGTGCACAGACCTCCAGTCCTGTGACACCAACAGCATGTTCAGTGTCTTTTCCCACTGATATGCAAAGGATTTGTCTCCCTcagaaccagccagccagctgtgGCAACGGAATGAGCAGCGGTCAGTCTGGTATGTCTGCTCATGGTGGCCCATCCATGCTACCAAGTCAGAAATCTCACCATCAACCTTTCAATACCAATAATCACAGCCAACAATCAAGTAAAAATGCTTCAAGTCAACAATTACTGCCAAAGCCAAGCACGAACCAACAGCAGCAATCCAACCCGGCCAGTTATAGTTCCTTCCAGAGCATACCCGGCTTTCACAATGCAAGCATTGTTGCTCGTGGGACAAATGTAggtctgcaacacacacaccatccccaaaTGCTTCATATAATTGGACACGCCACCCCAAATCAGCCTTGCACAGCAAATGCTGAACAAAATGGAGGCACCCAGAGGAATGTACAATTTGCAGGGCAAGACGAGGCTTTGCCGTCTTACAAAACGGCAATGAGGGAATGCAGTATTACTAGCAACAATAACCTTTACAGTCATCCACTAGAACAGCAGAAGACAAATGGTGTACCACTCTATGTAACAAATAACCAAAGTGGGAATGAATTTAAAGCACAAAATGTCAATTTTGGAGGATGTAATCCGGTTGAGAATATCCAGGGTCAACGACAGCAAGGACCTTCGGCAAGTAATGAATCACAAACGATGACCATGTATGAGCAAGTCACACACAATCATTTTAATTTTCAACAGTATTCAGCATCAGGCCCATCTGCTCTGCAGGGGCAAAAAGCCATTGCAGTGGTAcaaccactatcaacagaacagcagGTCATGGCTTCTGATAAAATTACAAGCAAAACTCCACAGAAGACAACCCAAACAACAAGTGCTTCTGAACTGTTAAAAGTGAATTCTACTACCAAAGGTCAACACGCACTCAGTCCTGCTCAGGggcaaggggaagggggagaggtacTTGTGCCTTGCAGTGAGGAAACCGATTGCTCGGTAACTTCAGCTGAGGGTGTTTTAGAGCTGTCCCCAATTCCAACAATCCCTTGGACATTAGAAAAATGTACCAATTTGCTGAAGATGTGCCAAAACTTTTCAGAGAAGGACAGTGCAAGTGCAATTGAAAAAGATGTTGCTAGCACAATATTAAACCATTACTGGGGTGGAAGTTACAATAGATTATTATACATGCTGCAATCAGACTACTACAAAAAGTTTCTGGCATTTATAACAAAGTCCTGTGGTAACATGAAGTCACCACAAGTTATATTTTCCCAAGTCGACCCTAAACACATGGATAGGCTTAAAGAAAAATTATATATTCTCAGACACGGTTCTGTTTATTTCGAGGAGGTGCATAAGTCTTCGTGGTTGAATACCAATGAGAAGCTAGATGACATAGATAAAGATTTTGGCTTTCCATGTTGCCTTAAGAGAACCCAACCAACTTCTCAGATGGAGGAGCATCCTGAGGGGAAACAACCAGAGAAGCACTGCACCGAAGAGACTATGACATCTGAACAACCGCATGGCCAGATGCAAGATGCAGTGATGGTCCCGCCAGAGAATGCACCGCCCAGGCCTGAATCCAAAGATGTGGATGAAATTCAAGAGTTATGTCTCTCACACAGTGCTACAGAGACAAC
- the si:ch211-106e7.2 gene encoding uncharacterized protein si:ch211-106e7.2 isoform X3 translates to METSTWATAGSCQAYFGQHSKPFVTRQNQQDGTRGQNSWNTTTNFQQYLPTISATQAPQGQCPSPIGAYATEQLSNQNTSSKWVTTSSQGGHGYFPRQHREDFKAQPVTSRGSPLISPSATNTHHDNAYCLPGPPHGGQHGEQQVRSRENTNATPATTVGHGNNQIHRRHLLLSLLQSNTPPQYNLQSWGSSNYDSHVQSAQTSSPVTPTACSVSFPTDMQRICLPQNQPASCGNGMSSGQSGMSAHGGPSMLPSQKSHHQPFNTNNHSQQSSKNASSQQLLPKPSTNQQQQSNPASYSSFQSIPGFHNASIVARGTNVGLQHTHHPQMLHIIGHATPNQPCTANAEQNGGTQRNVQFAGQDEALPSYKTAMRECSITSNNNLYSHPLEQQKTNGVPLYVTNNQSGNEFKAQNVNFGGCNPVENIQGQRQQGPSASNESQTMTMYEQVTHNHFNFQQYSASGPSALQGQKAIAVVQPLSTEQQVMASDKITSKTPQKTTQTTSASELLKVNSTTKGQHALSPAQGQGEGGEVLVPCSEETDCSVTSAEGVLELSPIPTIPWTLEKCTNLLKMCQNFSEKDSASAIEKDVASTILNHYWGGSYNRLLYMLQSDYYKKFLAFITKSCGNMKHTVLRRQHHLTRWNVLKTVVQSIHLRPWKSMSWLQRRPNDSLNVCRCKVKRQQTSRLRETSECED, encoded by the coding sequence ATGGAGACTTCTACATGGGCCACCGCTGGATCGTGTCAAGCATATTTTGGACAACACTCCAAACCTTTTGTCACCAGACAAAATCAACAGGATGGAACCAGAGGTCAAAATAGTTGGAATACAACCACCAATTTTCAACAGTATTTACCGACGATATCGGCCACACAAGCGCCACAGGGCCAGTGCCCTTCCCCTATTGGAGCTTACGCCACTGAAcagttatccaatcaaaacacTTCAAGCAAATGGGTCACTACTTCCTCTCAAGGGGGACATGGTTACTTCCCTcgccaacacagagaggatttTAAAGCACAGCCAGTGACCAGCCGAGGATCACCTCTGATTTCTCCCtcagcaacaaacacacaccacgacAATGCTTATTGCCTGCCAGGCCCACCTCACGGGGGACAACACGGGGAACAGCAGGTACGCAGCAGAGAAAATACAAATGCAACTCCTGCTACGACAGTTGGTCATGGCAACAACCAAATTCACAGACGGCATCTACTTTTGTCTCTGCTACAATCAAACACTCCACCTCAATATAATCTACAATCCTGGGGTTCCTCAAACTATGACAGTCATGTCCAAAGTGCACAGACCTCCAGTCCTGTGACACCAACAGCATGTTCAGTGTCTTTTCCCACTGATATGCAAAGGATTTGTCTCCCTcagaaccagccagccagctgtgGCAACGGAATGAGCAGCGGTCAGTCTGGTATGTCTGCTCATGGTGGCCCATCCATGCTACCAAGTCAGAAATCTCACCATCAACCTTTCAATACCAATAATCACAGCCAACAATCAAGTAAAAATGCTTCAAGTCAACAATTACTGCCAAAGCCAAGCACGAACCAACAGCAGCAATCCAACCCGGCCAGTTATAGTTCCTTCCAGAGCATACCCGGCTTTCACAATGCAAGCATTGTTGCTCGTGGGACAAATGTAggtctgcaacacacacaccatccccaaaTGCTTCATATAATTGGACACGCCACCCCAAATCAGCCTTGCACAGCAAATGCTGAACAAAATGGAGGCACCCAGAGGAATGTACAATTTGCAGGGCAAGACGAGGCTTTGCCGTCTTACAAAACGGCAATGAGGGAATGCAGTATTACTAGCAACAATAACCTTTACAGTCATCCACTAGAACAGCAGAAGACAAATGGTGTACCACTCTATGTAACAAATAACCAAAGTGGGAATGAATTTAAAGCACAAAATGTCAATTTTGGAGGATGTAATCCGGTTGAGAATATCCAGGGTCAACGACAGCAAGGACCTTCGGCAAGTAATGAATCACAAACGATGACCATGTATGAGCAAGTCACACACAATCATTTTAATTTTCAACAGTATTCAGCATCAGGCCCATCTGCTCTGCAGGGGCAAAAAGCCATTGCAGTGGTAcaaccactatcaacagaacagcagGTCATGGCTTCTGATAAAATTACAAGCAAAACTCCACAGAAGACAACCCAAACAACAAGTGCTTCTGAACTGTTAAAAGTGAATTCTACTACCAAAGGTCAACACGCACTCAGTCCTGCTCAGGggcaaggggaagggggagaggtacTTGTGCCTTGCAGTGAGGAAACCGATTGCTCGGTAACTTCAGCTGAGGGTGTTTTAGAGCTGTCCCCAATTCCAACAATCCCTTGGACATTAGAAAAATGTACCAATTTGCTGAAGATGTGCCAAAACTTTTCAGAGAAGGACAGTGCAAGTGCAATTGAAAAAGATGTTGCTAGCACAATATTAAACCATTACTGGGGTGGAAGTTACAATAGATTATTATACATGCTGCAATCAGACTACTACAAAAAGTTTCTGGCATTTATAACAAAGTCCTGTGGTAAC